One Drosophila kikkawai strain 14028-0561.14 chromosome 3L, DkikHiC1v2, whole genome shotgun sequence genomic window carries:
- the CCDC151 gene encoding outer dynein arm-docking complex subunit 3: MESDKLNELNRQINEIKKRILLAEGQKTANAAEWQKQNRINCDTIGTLKKDIKELTVKASRLRNPVQRPLVIKESGGEQRRAQSCTPTLIVGKATYPVGAKNADDAIFLTDLKITESRKQMDLLRHRFKSRQQHFTKLVEKYRGLLANKEAQNQNLGEKPPETLEEDANRKLVCQLENEIHRTNVQWMEAEHIRKKYRSIEASLMTDAERFERSLRELEASLSDQKAEVERLQQVHNEAVEMRDAAKVILQRQEQQANLSQKTRERQALDFRKQVEARKLELERIGRKLFAETKTLIHQDSVGSSSGDGQHTAKTENGEEEPASQLESVTSDMESLFKQLMEASGATSPFEVFERFSAQKESAARLNYLRKAAEAEKANLEAEREALTSELEASKFSDVKESEVNQEVIEQIKNSITAKEQDRKLDTDEADKSMGVLKYLKERICEIIFKVQEVDESNIEIPERKLHVSVAELPNFLAHTAVDEDMIEILKLKIKRCQELSKTEDVPPFEIPKLDIVDEEEEEMYKSEQPKSPSAPEGEKPQPMPMCYYNLFAGRAQRAAGTSSSSPEQAPAAVATTDDDNEVPSRNFLKRQSVLIVDSKSRRKPFRPAPGGRRK; the protein is encoded by the exons ATGGAATCCGACAAGCTGAACGAGTTAAACCGACAAATAAATGAGATTAAAAAGCGCATTTTGTTGGCAG AGGGCCAAAAGACTGCCAATGCAGCCGAGTGGCAGAAACAAAACCGCATTAATTGCGACACTATCGGCACCCTGAAAAAGGACATCAAGGAGCTGACTGTAAAGGCAAGTCGCCTCCGCAATCCCGTCCAGCGCCCTTTGGTTATCAAGGAGTCGGGTGGTGAGCAACGCCGGGCGCAGAGTTGCACGCCCACCCTAATTGTGGGCAAGGCTACGTATCCTGTTGGAGCCAAAAATGCTGACGATGCCATCTTCCTCACCGATCTCAAGATCACCGAGAGCCGAAAGCAAATGGATCTGCTGCGGCATCGCTTCAAAAGCCGGCAGCAACACTTTACCAAGCTGGTGGAGAAATATCGTGGTTTGCTGGCCAACAAGGAGGCCCAAAACCAGAATTTGGGCGAGAAGCCACCAGAAACTCTGGAGGAGGATGCCAATAGGAAG CTCGTTTGTCAACTTGAGAACGAGATCCACCGCACCAATGTCCAGTGGATGGAGGCGGAGCACATTCGCAAGAAGTACCGATCCATTGAGGCATCCCTCATGACGGATGCCGAGCGCTTCGAGCGGAGTCTGCGGGAACTGGAGGCATCGCTTAGCGACCAAAAAGCAGAGGTCGAAAGGCTGCAGCAGGTCCACAATGAGGCTGTGGAGATGCGGGATGCTGCCAAAGTAATCCTGCAaaggcaggagcagcaggccaATCTTTCACAGAAGACACGCGAGCGACAGGCTCTCGACTTCCGGAAACAAGTGGAGGCCCGCAAGCTGGAATTAGAGCGTATAGGACGCAAACTCTTTGCGGAAACCAAGACGTTGATCCATCAGGACAGCGTGGGTTCCAGTTCCGGTGACGGGCAGCACACGGCCAAGACGGAGAATGGCGAGGAGGAGCCGGCTTCTCAGCTGGAGAGTGTGACCAGCGATATGGAGTCGCTGTTCAAGCAGTTGATGGAGGCCTCTGGCGCCACCTCGCCTTTTGAGGTCTTCGAGCGTTTCAGTGCCCAAAAGGAGTCTGCTGCCCgtttgaattatttaagaaaGGCAGCCGAGGCAGAGAAGGCCAATCTGGAGGCAGAACGCGaggctctgaccagcgaactGGAGGCCTCCAAGTTCTCCGATGTCAAGGAGAGTGAAGT CAACCAGGAGGTCATCGAGCAAATCAAGAACAGCATTACAGCCAAGGAGCAGGACCGCAAGCTGGACACCGATGAGGCGGACAAATCAATGGGTGTGCTAAAGTATCTGAAAGAACGCATTTGCGAGATTATCTTCAAAGTCCAGGAAGTGGATGAGAGCAATATCGAGATACCCGAGAGAAAGCTCCATGTGAGCGTGGCCGAACTGCCCAATTTCCTGGCCCACACTGCTGTAGATGAGGACATGATTGAG ATACTCAAATTAAAGATTAAGCGCTGTCAGGAGCTGAGCAAGACCGAGGATGTGCCACCATTTGAGATACCCAAGCTGGACATTgtcgacgaggaggaggaggagatgtACAAATCGGAGCAGCCCAAGTCCCCATCTGCGCCCGAGGGCGAGAAGCCCCAACCGATGCCCATGTGTTATTACAATCTCTTTGCCGGACGAGCTCAGCGGGCAGCGGGCACCTCCTCATCCTCACCGGAACAGGCGCCGGCGGCGG TGGCCACCACGGACGACGATAACGAAGTGCCCTCACGTAACTTCCTCAAGCGACAATCTGTACTTATTGTTGACTCCAAGTCCAGGCGAAAACCATTTAGACCTGCTCCCGGAGGAAGGAGAAAGTAA
- the LOC108073829 gene encoding peritrophin-44 has translation MRVPQCHIHLVFLLAYLTRCQAYSLEEKCRLLAGKDYIGDPSDCQGWAYCQDNRLIHRSSCTEGKLYNFRDGTCKNAMETKCYSNLDEICSTLQPGDYAADPANCQRFVSCEAREYASGGDCGEDQVFSNKLQTCVAEVAGCPQNNICSHMKDGLLMADPQTCNKYYKCHNGFATALNCSAGRYFNRITGHCQSWLPEHCSKDDETVPITPPSKDSHICSKYYQADRSGEQRFSDLMTCFGYYTCTSQFDVGEWNSCPWGTHFLWWSESCGSPEGISCSYNRCGNMNRLMVATINTGCREYTVCRDYRSTKSEKCPEDYPYFDELTGQCSRKFPNHRVCYMDG, from the exons ATGAGAG TTCCGCAATGTCACATCCACTTGGTCTTTTTACTGGCCTACTTAACCAGATGCCAGGCTTACTCGTTGGAGGAGAAGTGCCGACTCTTGGCTGGAAAGGACTATATAGGAGATCCCAGCGACTGCCAGGGCTGGGCTTATTGCCAGGACAACAGGCTCATCCATCGAAGTAGCTGCACGGAGGGCAAGCTGTACAATTTCAGAGATGGAACCTGCAAGAATGCCATGGAGACAAAGTGTTATTCCAACCTGGATGAGATCTGTTCCACCCTGCAGCCGGGTGACTATGCTGCCGATCCGGCCAATTGCCAGCGATTCGTCAGCTGTGAGGCCAGAGAGTATGCCTCCGGTGGTGACTGTGGCGAGGATCAGGTGTTCAGCAACAAGCTGCAAACCTGTGTGGCAGAGGTCGCCGGCTGCCCGCAGAACAACATCTGCTCCCACATGAAAGACGGCTTGCTTATGGCGGATCCCCAGACCTGCAACAAGTACTACAAATGTCACAATGGTTTTGCCACCGCGTTGAATTGCTCCGCTGGTCGGTACTTCAACAGAATCACAGGTCACTGCCAGTCCTGGTTGCCGGAACACTGCTCCAAGGATGACGAAACGGTGCCTATTACGCCGCCTTCCAAGGATTCACATATCTGCTCCAAGTACTATCAGGCGGATAGATCTGGAGAGCAGCGCTTTTCGGATCTTATGACCTGCTTTGGTTACTACACCTGCACCTCTCAGTTCGACGTGGGCGAGTGGAACAGCTGTCCCTGGGGCACTCACTTTCTGTGGTGGAGCGAAAGCTGCGGTTCGCCAGAGGGCATTAGCTGCTCCTACAATCGCTGTGGGAACATGAACCGGCTGATGGTGGCCACCATTAACACGGGCTGCCGGGAGTACACCGTCTGCCGGGATTATCGCTCCACGAAATCGGAAAAGTGCCCCGAGGATTATCCGTACTTTGACGAGCTTACTGGTCAGTGTAGCCGGAAATTTCCCAATCACAGGGTGTGCTATATGGATGGTTGA
- the Sprn gene encoding uncharacterized protein Sprn isoform X2 has product MLDSHVDGYNVVGQSEAPTREVLPSNVPKVKPISVDVQTQKSDVERCTASILQESYEADYSLPDVPLKSLMTHMDIMGRLREQGKVRNFLGFESSSQLERVAEDDACPVPYFIPELEMYCAREEAGHLKELNLATVEETKVLEMEVLETMETCPSQEEEISFHKIEEEIEVAEIKDALSFEFEDINLTNLEVSQAPEMEESSGVENTPEPLVTIPVIEEPISPITIVQEPIRIEEPTSKPLPSRGIGFINSLIGLKPIWRPSVGHCFGDREWKKIQHNEEIKQQTCRALKSLILCINLFKKLKELSQETQPKQLERSKGTLTYSKIFKQNIFQNHHGELSENALAGGEPVQRNPLVNPERIRLFYKLDASDGWSRNAPDWDSSGSCDSEDSGIKTNLSVTNNYSREIMNIHHPMADRQDIESSGRILFSKPVTLFRFSSVQQAGNLPGPNKHPYSGDIKILERHGLYYILLHEKDSSFLLVYTRIDGNWHIGYKANRTNSCGWFNFNYAFCSEGTPEHFVCTFQEPSHAAEFVARVRNLVIKARFLNLPRF; this is encoded by the exons ATGTTGGACAGCCATGTGGATGGATACAATGTGGTTGGGCAAAGCGAGGCCCCTACTAGGGAGGTCTTACCATCAAATGTCCCCAAAGTCAAGCCCATTTCGGTCGATGTTCAGACCCAAAAATCAGATGTCGAGCGCTGCACGGCATCCATCTTGCAAGAATCCTATGAAGCGGACTATAGCCTGCCCGACGTTCCATTGAAATCCCTTATGACCCACATGGATATCATGGGGAGGTTAAGGGAACAAGGCAAGGTAAGGAATTTCCTTGGGTTTGAATCATCTTCCCAGTTGGAACGTGTGGCCGAAGATGATGCATGCCCAGTCCCTTACTTTATTCCGGAACTTGAGATGTACTGCGCCCGGGAAGAAGCTGGACACTTAAAAGAGCTAAACTTGGCAACCGTTGAAGAGACAAAAGTATTGGAAATGGAGGTATTAGAGACAATGGAAACTTGTCCTTcacaagaagaagaaataaGTTTTCACAAAATTGAAGAAGAAATAGAAGTGGCAGAAATCAAAGATGCACTTTCCTTCGAATTTGAGGATATTAATCTTACGAATCTCGAAGTATCCCAAGCACCCGAGATGGAAGAATCTTCAGGCGTGGAAAACACTCCAGAACCATTAGTAACAATACCAGTGATTGAGGAACCTATATCACCTATCACCATTGTCCAAGAACCCATACGGATCGAGGAACCAACGTCAAAACCTCTGCCAAGTCGTGGTATTGGTTTCATTAACTCCTTGATTGGTCTCAAACCCATATGGAGGCCTAGTGTGGGGCACTGTTTTGGCGACAGAGAGTGGAAAAAGATCCAGCACAATGAGGAGATTAAACAGCAAACTTGCAGGGCTTTGAAGAGTCTAATTCTGTGCATAAATctattcaaaaaattaaaggaattGAGCCAGG AAACCCAACCAAAGCAGTTGGAAAGAAGCAAAGGCACCTTGACCTACTCAAAGATATTCaagcaaaacatttttcaaaaccATCATGGGGAACTTTCAGAAAATGCCTTGGCCGGCGGAGAACCTGTTCAACGAAATCCTCTCGTAAATCCTGAGAGAATACGATTATTTTACAAGCTAGATGCCAGCGATGGATGGTCCAGAAATGCCCCAGATTGGGATTCCAGTGGTAGTTGCGATAGCGAGGACTCCGGCATCAAGACCAACTTGAGCGTAACTAATAACTATTCCCGTGAAATCATGAATATACACCATCCGATGGCCGATCGGCAGGACATCGAGAGCAGCGGCAGGATTCTATTCAGCAAGCCTGTAACACTGTTCCGTTTCAGCAGCGTACAACAGGCGGGTAACTTACCAGGCCCCAACAAACATCCTTACTCGGGTGACATCAAGATCTTGGAACGCCATGGCCTGTACTACATCTTACTCCACGAGAAGGACTCTAGTTTCCTGCTCGTTTACACCCGCATCGATGGCAATTGGCACATTGGTTACAAGGCCAACAGGACGAATAGCTGCGGCTggtttaatttcaattatgcCTTCTGTTCGGAGGGGACTCCGGAGCACTTTGTGTGCACCTTCCAGGAGCCTAGTCATGCGGCCGAGTTCGTTGCCAGGGTGCGAAATCTGGTTATAAAGGCTCGTTTTCTTAATTTGCCgcgattttaa
- the Sprn gene encoding uncharacterized protein Sprn isoform X1 produces the protein MLDSHVDGYNVVGQSEAPTREVLPSNVPKVKPISVDVQTQKSDVERCTASILQESYEADYSLPDVPLKSLMTHMDIMGRLREQGKVRNFLGFESSSQLERVAEDDACPVPYFIPELEMYCAREEAGHLKELNLATVEETKVLEMEVLETMETCPSQEEEISFHKIEEEIEVAEIKDALSFEFEDINLTNLEVSQAPEMEESSGVENTPEPLVTIPVIEEPISPITIVQEPIRIEEPTSKPLPSRGIGFINSLIGLKPIWRPSVGHCFGDREWKKIQHNEEIKQQTCRALKSLILCINLFKKLKELSQEETQPKQLERSKGTLTYSKIFKQNIFQNHHGELSENALAGGEPVQRNPLVNPERIRLFYKLDASDGWSRNAPDWDSSGSCDSEDSGIKTNLSVTNNYSREIMNIHHPMADRQDIESSGRILFSKPVTLFRFSSVQQAGNLPGPNKHPYSGDIKILERHGLYYILLHEKDSSFLLVYTRIDGNWHIGYKANRTNSCGWFNFNYAFCSEGTPEHFVCTFQEPSHAAEFVARVRNLVIKARFLNLPRF, from the exons ATGTTGGACAGCCATGTGGATGGATACAATGTGGTTGGGCAAAGCGAGGCCCCTACTAGGGAGGTCTTACCATCAAATGTCCCCAAAGTCAAGCCCATTTCGGTCGATGTTCAGACCCAAAAATCAGATGTCGAGCGCTGCACGGCATCCATCTTGCAAGAATCCTATGAAGCGGACTATAGCCTGCCCGACGTTCCATTGAAATCCCTTATGACCCACATGGATATCATGGGGAGGTTAAGGGAACAAGGCAAGGTAAGGAATTTCCTTGGGTTTGAATCATCTTCCCAGTTGGAACGTGTGGCCGAAGATGATGCATGCCCAGTCCCTTACTTTATTCCGGAACTTGAGATGTACTGCGCCCGGGAAGAAGCTGGACACTTAAAAGAGCTAAACTTGGCAACCGTTGAAGAGACAAAAGTATTGGAAATGGAGGTATTAGAGACAATGGAAACTTGTCCTTcacaagaagaagaaataaGTTTTCACAAAATTGAAGAAGAAATAGAAGTGGCAGAAATCAAAGATGCACTTTCCTTCGAATTTGAGGATATTAATCTTACGAATCTCGAAGTATCCCAAGCACCCGAGATGGAAGAATCTTCAGGCGTGGAAAACACTCCAGAACCATTAGTAACAATACCAGTGATTGAGGAACCTATATCACCTATCACCATTGTCCAAGAACCCATACGGATCGAGGAACCAACGTCAAAACCTCTGCCAAGTCGTGGTATTGGTTTCATTAACTCCTTGATTGGTCTCAAACCCATATGGAGGCCTAGTGTGGGGCACTGTTTTGGCGACAGAGAGTGGAAAAAGATCCAGCACAATGAGGAGATTAAACAGCAAACTTGCAGGGCTTTGAAGAGTCTAATTCTGTGCATAAATctattcaaaaaattaaaggaattGAGCCAGG AAGAAACCCAACCAAAGCAGTTGGAAAGAAGCAAAGGCACCTTGACCTACTCAAAGATATTCaagcaaaacatttttcaaaaccATCATGGGGAACTTTCAGAAAATGCCTTGGCCGGCGGAGAACCTGTTCAACGAAATCCTCTCGTAAATCCTGAGAGAATACGATTATTTTACAAGCTAGATGCCAGCGATGGATGGTCCAGAAATGCCCCAGATTGGGATTCCAGTGGTAGTTGCGATAGCGAGGACTCCGGCATCAAGACCAACTTGAGCGTAACTAATAACTATTCCCGTGAAATCATGAATATACACCATCCGATGGCCGATCGGCAGGACATCGAGAGCAGCGGCAGGATTCTATTCAGCAAGCCTGTAACACTGTTCCGTTTCAGCAGCGTACAACAGGCGGGTAACTTACCAGGCCCCAACAAACATCCTTACTCGGGTGACATCAAGATCTTGGAACGCCATGGCCTGTACTACATCTTACTCCACGAGAAGGACTCTAGTTTCCTGCTCGTTTACACCCGCATCGATGGCAATTGGCACATTGGTTACAAGGCCAACAGGACGAATAGCTGCGGCTggtttaatttcaattatgcCTTCTGTTCGGAGGGGACTCCGGAGCACTTTGTGTGCACCTTCCAGGAGCCTAGTCATGCGGCCGAGTTCGTTGCCAGGGTGCGAAATCTGGTTATAAAGGCTCGTTTTCTTAATTTGCCgcgattttaa